TCGGCGGCCATGTCGATCCAGCGGTCGAGCTGGACCTCGACGATGGTGTGCTCGCCCGCCCGCACCTCGACGGGGCGCGAGACGGGCTCGTATTCGAAGCCGCGCCAGGCTTCCAGGCTCGCCTCGCCGGCGGGGAGGGTCACCGTGAAGCTGCCGTCGCTGTGGAAGTAGTAGTCCTCGGTAACGCTGACGACGCGCGGATAGCTGCCGTGGGGGAAGTACGCCCGCCCGTCGGCGCCCGTCAGATAGATGCGTGACGGCAACAGCTCGCCGCCGGAGTCGGTGACGCGCACCCGCAGCTGGCCGGTCGGCTCCGACCACGCGTAGCCGTCGATGCGCACTCGCCGGGGCTGCCCGCCGCCGCGCCCGACCGTGTACAGCGCGAAGCCCATCCCGCCGTCGATGGTGCGCGGCTGGTCGTCGGTGCCGCCGTTGCGGGCAAAGACGATGCGCTCGCCATCCGGTGACCATGACGGGAAGTACTCGTCCGTGCGCGTGTGCGTGAGGCGCACCGGCTGGATGCCGCGCAGCGACTTCGCGCTGGGGACGGCGTAGAGATCGTTGTTGCCGGACGCGTCGGTGATGTACGCGACGATGCCCCCGTGGGAGGCGACGACCGGAGCCGCCTGGTAGTTGGTCTCGATGCGGATGAGGAGTTCGGACTCCCCGGTCTCCGCGCGCCAGCGCCAGAGCGAGCCCGAGCCCAGCGCGGCCTCGCCACGCCGGGACACGAAGACGATGTCGCCGCTCGAACCGACCCAGTCGCCGGCCATGTCGTTCACGTCGGGATCGGCGATCACCGGCTCGGCGGCCGCGCGCGCCAGGTCGTACACCCAGAGGTCGAAGGTGCCGTCGCGCTCGGTGGTGAAGAGGATGCGCGAGCCGTCGGGCGACCAGCGGGGCCGGAGGTCCAGAAACGGATGATCGGTCAGCTGCCGCGACGCGCCCGTCGAGACCTCCACCACGAAGATGTCGAAGTTGCGGTCGATGTCGGCCGCGTAGGCGACCTGGCGCCCGTCGGGTGACCAGCTGGGCTGGGAATGATAGCCGGGGCCGCTGCTCAACTGGCGCGCCGTCCCGCCCTCGACCGGGACGATCCAGATCCTCCCCTGGTACGCAAACGCCAGTTCTTCACCGTCCGGCGACCACGCGGGATAGGTGGGGGAAGCCGTCACTGGCGGGGGAAAATAGCTCTCCATGTACATCCGTCCCGCGCCACCGGCACCCGCGAGCGACGGGTAGCCTCCGGGGAACGGGTCCGGGTACTCGTAGGCGTCCTGGGCGGCCGAGGCCGGGACCGGCGAGGAGGGCAGGACGGCCGCGGCAAAACCGGGGGCGAGAAGAAGGGCGGGCCGGAGGAGCGGAACGCGGAGGAAACCGCGCAGCGATGCGATGCGGTTCATCGGTCGATCTCCTTTGGGAATGAGCGACAATGGATGCAGGATAGGTGTCAGGCACCTGTGTGACGAACCGGGCTGCGGCTTCCCGGGACCGGGCAGCCGGTTCGGGGACGGGCAGCGCGGTGGGCGCGAAAACGAAGGAGACCGGTTGCCGTCCGCGCCCATCCGGTGGAGTTTGCGCAGGACTTTGTACGTCAACTGAATTCCGCGAGCAAGCCGATGGATGAGAAGAATCGCCCCCTGACAAACCCGCTGGCGGTGGGAGCCGCCGCCGCCCTTCTGGCAACCCTGGCCACCGCCCAACCGGCGGCGGCACAGAGCCACTTTGAGCCCATGGACGTCTTTGCGCTCGAGTTCGCGGCCGACCCGCAGATCTCCCCGGATGGCAGCCGGGTCGTCTACGTGCGCAACTCGATGGACATCATGCGCGACCGGCGCCGGTCGGAACTGTGGATCGTGGACGTGGACGGGTCCGGGCACCGGCGCCTGGGCGAGGGAGGATCGCCGCGCTGGTCCCCGGACGGCACCCGGCTCGCCTACACGGCGGGTGGGCAGATCCACCTGCGCTGGATGGACACCGGCGAGACCGCCACACTGACCCAGCTTACCGAGTCGCCGGGCGGCATCCGCTGGTCGCCCGACGGCCGCCGGATCGCCTTCAACATGCTGGTGCCCTACCCGGCGCCCAGCCTGGTGGCGCCGCCGCGCCCGCCCGAGGGGGCCGAGTGGGCGGCTCCGCCCATCATGGAGGACCGCTTCAAGAACCGGCAGGACGGGGTCGGCTACCTGGACTTCGGCTACAGCCACCTCTTCGTCATCCCGGCGGAGGGGGGCACCCCGGTCCAGGTGACCACGGGCGACTTCCAGCACTCCAGCGCGGCGGCCTGGACGCCCGACGGCGGGAGCCTCGTGTTCTCGTCCAACCGCAACCCGGACTGGGTGCTCGACTACCGGAACTCCGAGCTGTACATCGCGCCGGTTGCGGGCGGGGAGATTCGCGCCCTGACCGACCGTTCCGGTCCCGACCAGAGCCCCGCGGTCTCCCCGGACGGGCGGCAGATGGCCTTCGTCGGCTACGAGGACCGCACGCGCACCTACCAGGTGAGCCGGCTGCAGGTCATGAACCTGGACGGCAGCGGTGGGCGCGTCCTGACAGGCGGCCTGGACCGCAGCGTCGCGAACCCGGTGTGGGCGTCGGACGGCAGCGGCCTCTACTTCCAGTACGACGACGAGGGCAACTCCAAGGTCGGGTTCGTGACGCTGGACGGTGAGATCGACGTGCTGGCGGAGGACCTGGGCGGCACTTCGTACGGCCGGCCCTACGGGGGCGGGTCGTTCTCGGTCGCGGGGGACGGCAGCATCGCGCTCAACCAGACCCGCCCGGACATGCCCGGCGAGGTCGCCGTGCGCCTTCGCGGCGACAACGAACCGCGGCGCATCACCGCGCTCAACGACGATCTGCTCGCAAACCGCACGCTGGGAGAGGTGGAAGAGATCTGGTGGGAATCGTCGTTCGACGGCCGTCCCATCCAGGGCTGGATCGTCAAGCCGCCGGACTTCGACCCGGCGCGGCGCCATCCGTTGATCGTCGAGATCCACGGCGGTCCGGTCTCCAACTACGGCGACCGGTTCTCCGCCGAGATGCAGCTTCTCGCCGCCGCGGGGTACGTCGTCCTCTATCCCAACCCCAGGGGCAGCACCAGCTACGGCGAGGAGTTCGCGGACCTGCTCTACCACAACTATCCCGGCCAGGACTACGACGACATCATCTCCGGCGTCGACGCGGTGATCGACAGGGGGTACATCGACGAGAACAACCTCTTCGTCACCGGGGGCAGCGCGGGCGGGATCATGACCGCGTGGATCGTCGGCAAGACCGATCGATTCCGCGCCGCGGTGGCGCAGAAGCCGGTCATCAACTGGATCAGCAAGACGCTCACCGCGGACAACTGGTACGGCTACTACTTCAGCCGCTATGACGGTCTGCCCTGGGAGAACCCCGACCCCTACTGGGAATTCTCTCCGCTGTCCCTGGCCGGCGAAATCAACACCCCGACGCTGATCATCACCGGCGAGGAGGACCTGCGCACGCCGCTGTCGGAGTCGTACCAGCTCTTCCACGCCCTGAAGATGCGCGAGATCGACACGGCGGTGATCCGGCTGCCCGGGGCCTCCCACGACATGAGCCGGCGACCCAGCCAGCTCATGGCCAAGATCGCCAACATCGTGGCCTGGTTCGACAAATACCGGGCGACCCCGCGGGCCAGCTGAGGCCAGCCGGCGCGCCCCGCCAACCCCCTTTCCTTCGCAAACCGGACCGAATCCATGACCAGCCTGCGCATCTTGCTCGCCCTCGTCGTCGCCGTGACCATTGCCAAGGTGGCCGGCGGCATCGTGTCCGGCAGCCTGGCGCTCCTCGCCGACGCCGGATACGGCCTGACCCTGGGCGTGGCCCTGGGACCGGCGCTGCTGGCGGCCGGATCGGACGCGCCCGCTGGCGCGGTGCGGCGCACCTTCCGCTACCAGCGCGCCGACATCGTGGCCTCTCTGGCCAGCGCGCTCGTGCTGTGGGGGATCGCGGCGTGGATTCTGCTCGAGGCGTGGGGCCGGTTCGGCGAGGTCTCCGATGTCGACGGCGGTCTCCTGCTGGGTATCGCGGTGATCGGGCTGGCGGTGCATCTCATCGTCATGCTCATGCTGAGACAGCCCGCGCAGAAGCACGGGGGCGCCGCGCACGCCCTGGAGCAGACCCTCCCGAGCGTCATGGGTCCGGCGGCCGCGGTCCTGGCGGGCCTGGCCATCCAGATGTTCGGATGGCAGGCGGCGGATCTCGCGTGCGCGGCCCTGATCGCCATCCTGGCGCTCGTCAACACCTGGCGCCTGCTGGCCCACGTCGTCCACGTGCTGCGCGGGGGCACGCCGGAGCACATCGACGTCGACCGGCTCTGCCGCCGGATCGAGGACCTGCCCGGGGTGACCCTGATGCACGACGTGCACGTCTGGACGCAGACGCCGGGAAGCGACGCCCTCGCCGCCCATGTCCTGGTCGACCCGGAGCGCCGGGGGGAGATGGACTCCCTGCTCGGCCGCATCCGGACCATCGCCAACGAGGAGTTCGACATCCGGCACGTGACCGTCCAGCTGGAGACCACGGCCGCGAACTGGAAGGAAGATCCCCGCGTCGCTGCGCGGCTCGGGCGGCGCGGCTAGCCATCGCGTGGACCAATTGATTGCCTACGCGCGGCCGGCGTGACCCCGTGCGGCGAATCCTCGTCCTGAACTGGCAGGACCGGGAAAACCCGCAGGCCGGTGGAGCCGAAGAGCACGTCCACCAGGTCTTCGGCCGACTCGCCGGACGGGGCTACGAGGTTGCGCTGCTGGCCTCGGGCTTCGAGGAGTGCGAGCCCCGCGTGCGGCTGGACGGCATCGAGGTTCACAGGACCGGCGGACGCTACACCTTCTCGATGGCCGCGCCCTGGTACTACCTGCGCAACCTGCGGCGCGAACGCTGGGACGTGGTGGTGGACAACCTCAACAAGGTGCCCCTCTTCTCTCCGTGGTGGGCGTCGGCCCCGGTGGTGCCGCTCGTGCACCACCTGTTCGGGCTCACCGCCTTCCGCGAAGCCTCCTTCCCCCTCGCGGCGGCGACCTGGCTCATGGAGCGGCCGCTCCCGCTGGTGTATCGACGCCGGCCCACCATTGCGGTTTCGCGGAGCACGCGCGACGACCTGACCCGACGAGGACTGCGGGCTCCCATGGAGGTCATTCCGGTCGGGGTCGACACCGCGCACTACGCGCCGCACGCGGAGGGCCGCAGGACGCCCGCGCCTTCTCTGCTGTACCTGGGACGCCTCAAGCGCTACAAGGGCGTCGATCTGCTGGTGCGCGCGGTGGCGAAGCTTGCGCGGCAGGGACTGCGCGTCGACTTGAAGGTGGCCGGCGCGGGCGACGCCCGCCCGGAGCTGGAGCGGCTGGCAGGCGAGCTGGGCGTGGAGGATCGGGTCATCTTCCTCGGATTCGTGGACGACCGGACGAAGATCGACCTGATGCGCACATCGTGGGTGCACGGGCTCACGTCTCCCAAGGAGGGCTGGGGGATCACTGTGCTCGAGGCCGGCGCCTGCGGCACGCCCTCGGTCGCGAGTGACGCCCCCGGGCTGCGCGAGGCGGTGCTGGATGGAAAGACCGGACTGCTGGTGCCCCACGGCGACGTCGAAGCCCTGGCCGGGGCGGTCCGGAGGCTGGTCACGGACGGGGAACTTCGCGGGCAACTCGGAGCGGGCGCGCGCGCCTACGCCGAGTCGCTGTCGTGGGACGCAACCAGCGTCGCGGTGGAGCGCTTTCTGCTTGCGGTTTCCTCCGGCGAGGCGGTGTCCTGAGGCCCGGGGAGCGGGCCGACCACTATCCCAACCCGAAATCCTGCGCGATGGCGTGACAGGTCGCCGCGGCCGAGAGGACCACGCCCGGCACGCCCGCGCCGGGATGGGTTCCGGCTCCCGCGAGGTAGAGCCCGCCCACCTCTTCGCTCCGGTTGTGCGGCCGGAACCAGGCGGTCTGGGTCAGCCTGGGCTCGATTCCGAAGGCGTTGCCCAGGACCGCGCCGAACTGGGTCGCGAAGTCGTCGGGGGTGAAGACCTCCCGCACCTCCACGGCCCCGGTGAGCCCCTCCAGCCCCCAGGCTTCCAGGGCGTCGAGGACGCGAAGCGTCATCCGGGGAGCCTCGATGGCCCAGTCGATGCCCGAGGCGGCGTTCGGAACGGGCACGAGGACATACATGCTCTCACAGCCCGGAGGCGCCATGGAGGGGTCGGTCCGGGACGGCGTGTGCAGGTACATGCTGAAGTCTCCGGCCAGCGTCTTCCGGTCGAAGATATCCCGCACCAGGCCCTCGTACCGGGGCCCGACGATGATGGTGTGGTGCATGAGCTGCGGGTAACGCCTGCGCACGCCGAGATAGAGCAGGAAGCAGCTCATCGACTGATGCAGGCGCGCGAGCCGGTCGTCGGTCCAGCGGCGCCGGCGCACATGGCCCAGGAGCCGCCCGTAGGTGTGCCCCGGGTCGGCGTTGCTCACGACGATATCGGCGGGAAGGAAGGACCGGGGCAGTTCGCGGCCCCCCGTCCCGCCCACGCGAACGCCCCTCACCCTTCGCCTGAGCACCTCCACGCGCAGTGCCGGCGTTTCCGTGTACAAGACGCCGCCGATCTCGCGGAAGACGGTCTCAAGGGCGGTGACCAGGCTGTACATGCCCCCGCGCGCGTACCAGACGCCGCCTTCCTTCTCCAGGTACGGGATCATGAGAAAGATGGAGGGGGCGCGGAACGGGTTGCCTCCCAGAAACAGAGGATGGAACGAGTACAGGAAACGGTGTCGCCAGTTGTGGAAGTGTCGCGCCACGGAGCGGGCGACCGGCCTCCAGGCGTTCAGGCGGGCCACCCGGGGCGCGAACCGGACCATGGCGGCAAGCGTGTCGAAGGGGCGGGCCCCCAGCCCCTCGGTGATGACGGCGTCATGGATGGGCCGGAGAGCGGCGAAGAAGTCCTCGAGGCGCGCCGCGTCGCCGGGGTAGTACCTGGCCATCGACGCCTTCATGCGCTCCATGTCCGAGGTGTAGTCGAGCCAGGTGCCGTCGTGAAACCAGACCCGGTAGAAGGGGTCGAGGGGGACCAGGGAGACGTAGTCGCCGAGGCGTCGGCCGGCCGCCGCGAACAGGTCTTCGAGGAGCGCCGGAGCCGTGATCAGGCTGGGGCCGGTATCGAACACGTATCCGTTCCGGCGCAGCTGGCCCGCCCGTCCGCCCAGCTGGGCGCGCTGTTCGACGAGGGTTGTGGACACTCCGGCCGCCTGGAGGCGGATGGCCGAGGCGAGGCCGCCGAAGCCACTCCCGATGACGACGGCGCGGAGCGGTTTGTACCCGTCGGAGCCGCCCTGCGGTGGACGCGGCGCCGCGCCGTTGGTGCGCCCGGCGGACCTGGAAGACATGGGGCGCCTACCCTCGCGCGGCGGGGTGCCGTTCGACGCGCCACCGCCGCCCGGCCCGCAGGCGCCCGTAGCCCCGGCGGGCGAGCACCACCTTGGCCGGCAGGGAGGTGTGGGCGCGGAGGTTCAGACTGTCGTGACCGTTGGCGCGCACCTGGTCGTGGATGCCCTGATAGACCTGCGCGGCCACCGCCACGGCGCGCTGGAAGGAAGCCGGCAGGTGGGGCATGCCTTCGTAGGCGTCGGCATAGGCGGCATCGGCGATGCCCATGAGTTCCTCGAGCAACCCGGAGTACGCCGCTCCCACTCCGCCTCCACGTCGCGCGCGCGCCCGCACCGCGAGGAGCGCCTCCCGGCTCACGCCATGGGCGGCCATGCGGTCGGCGGGGAGGTAGAGCCGCCCGCGCGCGAGGTCCTCTCCGACATCGCGGATGATGTTGGTGAGCTGCATCGCGTGCCCCAGCGTGTGTGCGCGCTCGATCACCCAGCCGTCGCGCACGCCGAACGAATACGTCAGCCAGGCGCCCACCACCGACGCGACGCGATGGGTATAGAGGCGCAGCTCGTCCATGGTCCGGTAGATGCGCGGTTCGACGTCCATGCGCACGCCTTCGATGAGTTCGGACGCGAGGTCGAAGGGGATGCGCCGGCTTGCCATATCGCCCATGACCGCGTCGGCGAGGGGGATCCCCGTCGCCTCGCCGTCGTAGGCCGCCCGGCAGATCGCGGCCCAGGCGTCAAGCGTTCGATACAGGTCGACGCCGGGTGCGGAGGTCTCGTCCACCAGGTCGTCCGTGAACCGGCACCAGGCGTAGATCTCCCGCACTCTCCTGCGTTCCTCCGGCGCGAAGAGCCGGGCGGCGAAGGAGAAGCTGCGGCTGTGGCGGGCGAAGTAGCGTCCCCACTCCCGCCGGGCCCCGAGCGCCTGGGCGCGGGCCGCGATGGAGGTGATCGTCGTGAAGGCGGGGGGCGCGGCCGGCCCGTCCGCCCGCCGCCGGCCGCTTGTGGAAAGGCGGGACGCGGATCCGTTTGCGGGGATCCGCGGCGCGGGGCGCCTCGCAAGACCTTGCGCCGCCGCGCGCTCGCAGCGCCGGACCCATCTGCGCATGAGGTCGACGAGGGCCGGGTCGGCCTTTGCCGCGAGGAGCCTGCCCGCCAGCTTCGAGCCGCGCGCGCGCAGACCCTCCAACGCCTCGTGTGCCATGGACGGAGCGGCGGGGACATGTTCGGTACCGTTAGTCCTCTTCCGGAAGAACTCGCGCAGCGCCTCTTCGGGGGTGAGATCGAACCACCGGGGTCCGCGGTCGCCGAGCACGGAGGTCCAGACCCGGTTCCGGAAGTCCTGTAGCTTGGGCTTGCCGGTATCGTCGCCGGGGCAGTAGTCCAGGAAGTCGTCCACCAGTTGATAGAACGCCCCGAATTCGATCCCGAGCTCGCGGAGTTCGCGCGCCGACCGGATGGCTGCGCCATCGCCCGCCCAGCCCGCCAGCCCCGCCGCCGCCCCGAATAGCGCACCGCTCTTGGCGCGCACCACTTCCAGGTATCCGTCCGCGTGGCACCCGCGCGCCGACACTTCCCCCTGCATCTTCTCGCCCCGGACGGTTGTCTCCACGGCCTCCGTGAAGGCGGTCAGGAATCCCTCCGAGCGGGTCATGAGCGCGACCCGGTAGCTCCCGGTCAGGCAGAGGTCCCCCGCGAGGAGGGCGGCGCCCGCGCCCTTCGCACCCAGCAGGGAGGAGGAGTTGCGGCGCTTCGCTCCGCCGTCGAGGACATCGTCGTGGTGGAGCGAGGCCTCGTGCGCCATCTGCACGGCCAGGCAGCCAAGCCAGAAGCGATCGGTGAGACGGTCGCGCCGCTCCGGTGGCACGAAGGCCAGCGCGGTCCGGGGGCGGAGCAGCTTGCCGCGCAGGGGCGGCACCGCAACCCCCCGCTCGGAGGCCGCCTTGCCCGCCCTGGCGAGCCCCGTCTCGACGAGGCCGCTGGCCGCTAGCGTGCTTCGCGCGCTACCCACCGCTGCCCCCCCTTCACCAGCGCCAGCACGGCCACGGTCGCCATCACCGCTCCCCGGTATCCGCCGACCAGCGTCATCGCAAGCGACAGCGCCAGCACCGTCGCGTAGTACGTCTCCATGAGCGGGACGGGGATGCGCCGGGCTGCTTCGTCCGCCCGCACCAGGTCGAACCCGGCCATGATCGCCACCCCCGTCGCGAACCACCCGGCCAGGTTGACGAGCGGCATCCCGTAGTACGGCCCCGGCGTCTCCCATACCCAGTACCGCGTCAGCGAACTCATCGCGGGATCGAGCGTCAGATCCCAGGTCGTCAGCAGAAGCGCCCCGATTCCCCAGCGCGCGACTCGTGAATCAGCCATGGCGTTCGCGATGACGTAGGAAGGAAACGCCATCATGAACCAACTGAGTGGAATCAGCAGGGGAACCAGCCCGGCGACCCGGTATCCCAGCAGCTCGGTGTAGCGATAGGCGCTGAACGGAAACCCGGTGGCGGTGCCCAGCAGCTCGGCGCCCAGCGACAGTCCTCCGGCCACTGCCAGTCCCGGGAGCCAGCTCCATCCGGCGCGGGCCGAGAGGGAGATCGCCAGCGCCGCGAACGCGACGAGGATGTGGCCGCGGGCGAAGAACTCGAACGCAACCGGAAAGAACCCGGCGGACGAGGGGAAACTGGCAAGCAGTTCGGGATGCCGTCCGAAGGTGGCGTACCCCGCGACGGATGCCATGGAGAACAGAGCCAGGGCCGCGAGGCCGATCTGGTCCACGCGAGTCAGTCCGGACATCGGTGGATCAGGCGGGAATCGATGCGGTCTGCGGAAAATGCCGGTCCATCCAGCGCTGGAACGCCGACAGGCTGGCGAACCGCCCGGACCGGCCGAGCGGCCACCCGCGCACGGCGGATCGGGTTCCTCGGCTGCCGGTGCCTCCGACCGCGAGCGCGAAGGGCCGTCGGGGATCGGCGAGTTTGCCCGCGACCTCGATGAACCGTCGCACGTCGTTGGGGCCGGATGGTGGCGTCACGGACAGGCACACCAGCGCGGCTCCCCGGGCTCGCTGCGCGGCCACGATTTCCGGGATCGGCAGGCCGGTGCCCAGATACTCGACCGCCCACCCGCGCTGCACCAGCATCAGGCGGACCAGGAGAGCGCCCAGGCCGTGACGGTCGGTCTCGAGGGTGCCAACGACGGCCACCGGCGGTTGCGGGCCCGGCCGCCGGTCGGCATGGCCGCTCCCTCCGACCAGAGAGATAATCGTTTCGCTCACCTCGCGGGTGGCGGCGCGCTCGTCGGCGATCCGCAGTTCCCCTCGCCGCCACCCCTCGCCCACCCTGCGCAGGAACCCTCCGAGCACGCCGTCCAGAATCCGCGCTCCGATCGGATCAACCGCCGTCACATGGCGCAGGAAGCGACCGATCAGGTGCGCCCGCCCAAGCTTGAGCCAACCGACGAGCAGGTTTCGCGCCGGCGAGGCGTTGCCGCCCTCCAGCGCCTGAACCGCGGTCCAGACCGCCCCGGCGTCGTCCCCGAACCAGTGCAGATACACTTCGTTGCCGCGCTCCCGCGCCACGCGCAGGGCGGTGTCCAGCGGGATGCGGCGGTGGCCCCCGGCGGTGGTCCCGACCCGGGCGCCCGCCGAAGCGGGCTCAGGGCGGGCGGCGCCGGATGCACCAGACCCGCGAACCCCCCGGAACCACCGCTTTACGGTGGAGGAATGCACGCCCAGCAGTTCCGCAACTTCGCGTGTGCCGAGCTGCACGGGCTCCGGGTTGGCTGGGGATACGATCAAAGCGTTCGTAGGGGCAACGCGTGAGCGGTTTGCGAGCGGGCGCAGGTGTCATGATAGCATCAAATACGCGTAACAGACAACTGATAATCGGTATGAAACAGACGCACGGCTGCAAACGGCCCCTGAATTCGCTCATCGTGGTCTCTCAGGACGGTTTGACCCGAGGCCGCGCGGGCCGGCCCCGGTGATGCGTGTCAGGATGGGCTCCCGCCCGGCGGTTACCGTCCGGCCGCCTGCCTCCCCAGCCGGATGGCCTCCTCCGCGCCGCCCACCTGCATGAGCAGCCCGAGGAAACCCTCACCGACCCGCTGCCCGATGTCGCCGGCGTTGGCGGTGATCATGTCCGCGAGCCCCGCCCGCGTGGCCTCGGCGAGGACGGCCTGGTTGCCCTGCTCGGCCGCCTCGCGGTCGCCGCCGAGGGCGCCGGTGAGGCTGCCGATGCCGCACGCCAGCACGCTGTAGCCGGGCACGTCCGCGATGGCGGCGGCCTCCGCGACCGCATCCGGGTCCTCGACCATGAGCATGGCGATCACCGTGCCGTCCGGGTTGGCGGGCGACCACACGTCCGCGCCCGTGTCCTCGAAGAAGCTCACCGCGGCGCGCGCCTCCGCTACGTTGCGGACGTGCGGCAGGACGACCCCGTCGGCACCCAGCTCGAGCGCCTCCCGCACGCGGGCGCGGGTCGCTTCCTCCCCATCCTGTTCGATGGACGGGATGCGCACCAGCAAGGTCTTGCGGCCGACCGCGCCGGGGGAGCGCAGGCCCGTGGCGATGGCCTCCACCGCGGCCGGGTCGT
This genomic stretch from Gammaproteobacteria bacterium harbors:
- a CDS encoding CehA/McbA family metallohydrolase — its product is MNRIASLRGFLRVPLLRPALLLAPGFAAAVLPSSPVPASAAQDAYEYPDPFPGGYPSLAGAGGAGRMYMESYFPPPVTASPTYPAWSPDGEELAFAYQGRIWIVPVEGGTARQLSSGPGYHSQPSWSPDGRQVAYAADIDRNFDIFVVEVSTGASRQLTDHPFLDLRPRWSPDGSRILFTTERDGTFDLWVYDLARAAAEPVIADPDVNDMAGDWVGSSGDIVFVSRRGEAALGSGSLWRWRAETGESELLIRIETNYQAAPVVASHGGIVAYITDASGNNDLYAVPSAKSLRGIQPVRLTHTRTDEYFPSWSPDGERIVFARNGGTDDQPRTIDGGMGFALYTVGRGGGQPRRVRIDGYAWSEPTGQLRVRVTDSGGELLPSRIYLTGADGRAYFPHGSYPRVVSVTEDYYFHSDGSFTVTLPAGEASLEAWRGFEYEPVSRPVEVRAGEHTIVEVQLDRWIDMAAEGWYSGDNHIHPNYGGHYFITPADLGDKARAEDLNVANGMIANYWGNSRVEDLEHFLGRPHPHPHDDPRTIVYYNEEYRPSFFAHLSLLNLVELITPFYIGSVGTAHHALYPDNAHVLRRVHEQGGIGGYVHPFGLRHRDPDAAGAGSARELPVDAILGLADFVDVACIWSDELGTAEIWYRLLNTGSRIPATAGTDVMSDIWRHPAVGTTRTYVHTGEDRLDYDAWADAMAAGRAFVTSGPILTLDVAGRGMGEELQVTAGERVTVNATAESLFRMHRLEIIQDGRVVHTVEAAEDAKSLSAELEIPVENSGWIAARALGPPQHGAMDSYLFAHTNPVFVIADEEPIHSREDAAFFVRWIDQVLYELRFMDRWDDPAHKEEVLATFEEGRRLYQAQVDDP
- a CDS encoding S9 family peptidase, which produces MDEKNRPLTNPLAVGAAAALLATLATAQPAAAQSHFEPMDVFALEFAADPQISPDGSRVVYVRNSMDIMRDRRRSELWIVDVDGSGHRRLGEGGSPRWSPDGTRLAYTAGGQIHLRWMDTGETATLTQLTESPGGIRWSPDGRRIAFNMLVPYPAPSLVAPPRPPEGAEWAAPPIMEDRFKNRQDGVGYLDFGYSHLFVIPAEGGTPVQVTTGDFQHSSAAAWTPDGGSLVFSSNRNPDWVLDYRNSELYIAPVAGGEIRALTDRSGPDQSPAVSPDGRQMAFVGYEDRTRTYQVSRLQVMNLDGSGGRVLTGGLDRSVANPVWASDGSGLYFQYDDEGNSKVGFVTLDGEIDVLAEDLGGTSYGRPYGGGSFSVAGDGSIALNQTRPDMPGEVAVRLRGDNEPRRITALNDDLLANRTLGEVEEIWWESSFDGRPIQGWIVKPPDFDPARRHPLIVEIHGGPVSNYGDRFSAEMQLLAAAGYVVLYPNPRGSTSYGEEFADLLYHNYPGQDYDDIISGVDAVIDRGYIDENNLFVTGGSAGGIMTAWIVGKTDRFRAAVAQKPVINWISKTLTADNWYGYYFSRYDGLPWENPDPYWEFSPLSLAGEINTPTLIITGEEDLRTPLSESYQLFHALKMREIDTAVIRLPGASHDMSRRPSQLMAKIANIVAWFDKYRATPRAS
- a CDS encoding cation diffusion facilitator family transporter encodes the protein MTSLRILLALVVAVTIAKVAGGIVSGSLALLADAGYGLTLGVALGPALLAAGSDAPAGAVRRTFRYQRADIVASLASALVLWGIAAWILLEAWGRFGEVSDVDGGLLLGIAVIGLAVHLIVMLMLRQPAQKHGGAAHALEQTLPSVMGPAAAVLAGLAIQMFGWQAADLACAALIAILALVNTWRLLAHVVHVLRGGTPEHIDVDRLCRRIEDLPGVTLMHDVHVWTQTPGSDALAAHVLVDPERRGEMDSLLGRIRTIANEEFDIRHVTVQLETTAANWKEDPRVAARLGRRG
- a CDS encoding glycosyltransferase family 4 protein, which translates into the protein MRRILVLNWQDRENPQAGGAEEHVHQVFGRLAGRGYEVALLASGFEECEPRVRLDGIEVHRTGGRYTFSMAAPWYYLRNLRRERWDVVVDNLNKVPLFSPWWASAPVVPLVHHLFGLTAFREASFPLAAATWLMERPLPLVYRRRPTIAVSRSTRDDLTRRGLRAPMEVIPVGVDTAHYAPHAEGRRTPAPSLLYLGRLKRYKGVDLLVRAVAKLARQGLRVDLKVAGAGDARPELERLAGELGVEDRVIFLGFVDDRTKIDLMRTSWVHGLTSPKEGWGITVLEAGACGTPSVASDAPGLREAVLDGKTGLLVPHGDVEALAGAVRRLVTDGELRGQLGAGARAYAESLSWDATSVAVERFLLAVSSGEAVS
- the crtI gene encoding phytoene desaturase family protein, producing the protein MSSRSAGRTNGAAPRPPQGGSDGYKPLRAVVIGSGFGGLASAIRLQAAGVSTTLVEQRAQLGGRAGQLRRNGYVFDTGPSLITAPALLEDLFAAAGRRLGDYVSLVPLDPFYRVWFHDGTWLDYTSDMERMKASMARYYPGDAARLEDFFAALRPIHDAVITEGLGARPFDTLAAMVRFAPRVARLNAWRPVARSVARHFHNWRHRFLYSFHPLFLGGNPFRAPSIFLMIPYLEKEGGVWYARGGMYSLVTALETVFREIGGVLYTETPALRVEVLRRRVRGVRVGGTGGRELPRSFLPADIVVSNADPGHTYGRLLGHVRRRRWTDDRLARLHQSMSCFLLYLGVRRRYPQLMHHTIIVGPRYEGLVRDIFDRKTLAGDFSMYLHTPSRTDPSMAPPGCESMYVLVPVPNAASGIDWAIEAPRMTLRVLDALEAWGLEGLTGAVEVREVFTPDDFATQFGAVLGNAFGIEPRLTQTAWFRPHNRSEEVGGLYLAGAGTHPGAGVPGVVLSAAATCHAIAQDFGLG
- a CDS encoding squalene/phytoene synthase family protein; translation: MGSARSTLAASGLVETGLARAGKAASERGVAVPPLRGKLLRPRTALAFVPPERRDRLTDRFWLGCLAVQMAHEASLHHDDVLDGGAKRRNSSSLLGAKGAGAALLAGDLCLTGSYRVALMTRSEGFLTAFTEAVETTVRGEKMQGEVSARGCHADGYLEVVRAKSGALFGAAAGLAGWAGDGAAIRSARELRELGIEFGAFYQLVDDFLDYCPGDDTGKPKLQDFRNRVWTSVLGDRGPRWFDLTPEEALREFFRKRTNGTEHVPAAPSMAHEALEGLRARGSKLAGRLLAAKADPALVDLMRRWVRRCERAAAQGLARRPAPRIPANGSASRLSTSGRRRADGPAAPPAFTTITSIAARAQALGARREWGRYFARHSRSFSFAARLFAPEERRRVREIYAWCRFTDDLVDETSAPGVDLYRTLDAWAAICRAAYDGEATGIPLADAVMGDMASRRIPFDLASELIEGVRMDVEPRIYRTMDELRLYTHRVASVVGAWLTYSFGVRDGWVIERAHTLGHAMQLTNIIRDVGEDLARGRLYLPADRMAAHGVSREALLAVRARARRGGGVGAAYSGLLEELMGIADAAYADAYEGMPHLPASFQRAVAVAAQVYQGIHDQVRANGHDSLNLRAHTSLPAKVVLARRGYGRLRAGRRWRVERHPAARG